A genome region from Nocardiopsis exhalans includes the following:
- a CDS encoding RDD family protein, with protein MSYPGGGESRDNAYGTTPLVTGDAVVLELRPAGFATRAAAIAIDFLVQVIALIALGLVVSWIAFSVDPAATAAISLATTILIIVGYPTAFESISRGRSLGKMALGLRVVGTDGSPERFRQALARALSGFVELWMTFGVIALVTSMLNRDGRRVGDFVAGTMVVEERTGKRRDTVIPMPPHLAAWAAGTELSRLSPETANSARQYVLRYGELAEHTRHEMGIKLADAVAAQVSPPPPPGTTPPFFLAAVLAERRRRSLEAMGQGPQGAQDPQGYQSQGHYPQGQPQQSFPGQGQNPQHRW; from the coding sequence GTGTCCTATCCCGGTGGCGGCGAGTCCCGTGACAACGCGTACGGCACGACGCCGCTGGTCACCGGTGACGCGGTGGTACTCGAACTGCGCCCGGCCGGGTTCGCCACACGCGCGGCCGCCATCGCGATCGATTTCCTGGTGCAGGTCATCGCGCTGATCGCTCTGGGCCTGGTCGTCTCCTGGATCGCGTTCAGCGTCGACCCCGCCGCGACGGCCGCGATCTCCCTGGCCACCACGATCCTGATCATCGTCGGCTATCCCACCGCGTTCGAGTCCATCTCACGCGGGCGCTCCCTCGGCAAGATGGCCCTGGGTCTGCGGGTGGTCGGTACCGACGGCTCACCCGAACGCTTCCGCCAGGCGCTGGCCCGGGCGCTCTCGGGGTTCGTGGAGCTGTGGATGACCTTCGGCGTGATCGCCCTGGTCACCTCGATGCTCAACCGGGACGGCCGCCGGGTCGGCGACTTCGTGGCCGGGACCATGGTGGTGGAGGAGCGCACCGGAAAGCGCCGCGACACGGTCATCCCGATGCCACCGCACCTGGCAGCCTGGGCGGCGGGCACCGAGCTGTCCCGCCTCTCCCCCGAGACCGCGAACTCCGCCCGCCAGTACGTGCTGCGTTACGGCGAGCTCGCCGAGCACACCCGGCACGAGATGGGCATCAAGCTGGCCGACGCGGTCGCCGCCCAGGTCAGCCCGCCCCCGCCGCCCGGCACCACCCCGCCGTTCTTCCTGGCCGCTGTGTTGGCCGAGCGCCGCCGCCGCAGCCTGGAGGCCATGGGCCAGGGACCACAGGGCGCCCAGGACCCGCAGGGCTACCAGAGCCAGGGGCACTACCCCCAGGGGCAGCCCCAACAGAGCTTCCCGGGCCAGGGGCAGAACCCGCAGCACCGCTGGTAA
- a CDS encoding type II toxin-antitoxin system HicB family antitoxin, whose translation MSTFAVIIERAEDGAFGAWSPGLPGCVALGDTEEETLREMHETVRGHLAVLRERGEAVPEPSTVAATTLTAA comes from the coding sequence ATGAGCACGTTCGCGGTCATCATCGAGCGGGCCGAAGACGGTGCTTTCGGTGCCTGGTCCCCTGGCCTTCCCGGCTGCGTGGCCCTCGGGGACACGGAGGAGGAAACCCTCCGGGAGATGCACGAGACCGTGCGGGGGCACCTGGCAGTGCTCCGGGAACGGGGTGAAGCCGTCCCGGAGCCCAGCACCGTGGCGGCGACGACGTTGACCGCTGCGTGA
- the ahcY gene encoding adenosylhomocysteinase, with translation MTLPSHEVADLGLSRAGVRRVAWAERSMPVLRSVRARFAGEQPLAGLRVAACLHVTAETANLLRVLRAGGAQVWLAASNPLSTQDDTAAALVSEYGVAVHAWAGMDTAAYDRNLVTVLESRPHLLLDDGCDLVNTAHVDRPELLEGVLGGCEQTTTGVIRLRRMSAEGELRLPMVAVNDTRTKRMFDNRYGTGQSTVDGILRATNTLLAGRTVVVAGFGYCGRGLAERFRGMGSNVVVTEVDPVKALDAVMQGYTVATMETAAPVGDVFVTATGNRDVIRREHLAVMRDGAILANSGHFDLEIDLNALDALSVAVDRGVREQADEYVFADGRRLLLLSEGRLVNLGAAEGHPAAVMDMSFAVQALTTEWLAKAHGTLAPGVVDVPEETDNEVARLELAALGVGIDALTPDQEAYLNSWRP, from the coding sequence ATGACACTCCCCTCACACGAGGTGGCGGACCTCGGCCTGTCCAGGGCCGGGGTCCGCCGTGTGGCATGGGCCGAACGCTCCATGCCCGTCCTGCGCAGCGTCCGCGCCCGCTTCGCCGGGGAACAGCCTCTGGCAGGTCTGCGGGTGGCCGCGTGCCTGCACGTGACCGCCGAGACCGCGAACCTGCTCCGCGTCCTTCGCGCGGGCGGCGCCCAGGTGTGGCTGGCCGCCTCCAATCCGCTGTCCACCCAGGACGACACCGCCGCCGCGCTGGTCAGCGAGTACGGGGTGGCCGTGCACGCCTGGGCCGGGATGGACACCGCCGCCTACGACCGCAACCTGGTCACGGTCCTGGAATCCCGACCGCACCTGCTGCTGGACGACGGCTGCGACCTGGTCAACACCGCCCACGTGGACCGCCCCGAACTACTCGAAGGGGTCCTGGGCGGCTGTGAGCAGACCACCACCGGGGTCATCCGGCTGCGCAGGATGAGCGCCGAGGGCGAACTGCGGCTGCCGATGGTGGCGGTCAACGACACCCGCACCAAGCGGATGTTCGACAACCGCTACGGCACCGGGCAGTCGACCGTCGACGGGATCCTGCGCGCCACCAACACCCTCCTGGCCGGACGCACCGTGGTCGTGGCAGGGTTCGGCTACTGCGGTCGCGGCCTGGCCGAACGCTTCCGCGGCATGGGCTCGAACGTGGTCGTCACCGAGGTGGACCCGGTCAAGGCGCTGGACGCCGTGATGCAGGGGTACACGGTCGCCACCATGGAGACCGCGGCCCCGGTCGGGGACGTGTTCGTCACCGCCACCGGCAACCGCGACGTGATCCGCCGCGAACACCTGGCGGTGATGCGCGACGGCGCGATCCTGGCCAACTCCGGCCACTTCGACCTGGAGATCGACCTCAACGCCCTGGACGCGCTGTCCGTGGCGGTCGACCGCGGCGTACGCGAGCAGGCCGACGAGTACGTGTTCGCCGACGGTCGCAGGCTCCTGCTGCTCTCCGAGGGGCGCCTGGTCAACCTGGGCGCGGCCGAGGGCCACCCGGCCGCCGTCATGGACATGTCGTTCGCCGTGCAGGCCCTGACCACCGAGTGGCTGGCCAAGGCGCACGGGACCCTGGCACCGGGCGTGGTGGACGTCCCGGAGGAGACCGACAACGAGGTCGCCCGCCTGGAGCTGGCCGCCCTCGGGGTGGGCATAGACGCCCTCACCCCCGACCAGGAGGCCTACCTCAACTCCTGGCGCCCCTGA
- the ahcY gene encoding adenosylhomocysteinase yields MAFDFKVADLSLAEFGRDEIRLAEHEMPGLMATRAEFGDSKPLTGARIMGSLHMTVQTAVLIETLVALGAEVRWVSCNIFSTQDHAAAAVVVGPDGTVDDPKGVPVFAWKGETLEEYWWCTEQALTWPGAEGPNMILDDGGDATMLVHKGAEYEKAGAVPDPSTADSEEFEVVLKLLQESLKKDSTKWTEIAKRIKGVTEETTTGVLRLYEMQRDGSLSFPAINVNDSVTKSKFDNKYGIRHSLPDGIMRATDVLIGGKVAVVCGYGDVGKGSAEALRGQGARVIVTEIDPINALQAAMDGYQVATLEDVLETGDIFITTTGNFNVIMADQIVRMKHQAIVGNVGHFDNEIDMAGLAKVPGIKKKEIKPQVHEWTQENGKSVLVLSEGRLLNLGNATGHPSFVMSNSFTNQVIAQIELFTKQDEYPIGVYTLPKILDEKVARLHLAALGVKLTELTKEQAAYIGVDVSGPYKPDHYRY; encoded by the coding sequence ATGGCTTTCGACTTCAAGGTCGCCGATCTCTCCCTGGCCGAGTTCGGCCGCGACGAGATCCGTCTCGCCGAGCACGAGATGCCCGGCCTCATGGCCACCCGCGCCGAGTTCGGTGACAGCAAGCCCCTCACGGGCGCCCGCATCATGGGTTCGCTGCACATGACCGTGCAGACCGCCGTCCTCATCGAGACCCTCGTCGCCCTGGGCGCCGAGGTCCGCTGGGTGAGCTGCAACATCTTCTCCACCCAGGACCACGCCGCGGCCGCCGTGGTGGTCGGCCCCGACGGCACCGTCGACGACCCCAAGGGCGTCCCCGTCTTCGCCTGGAAGGGCGAGACGCTGGAGGAGTACTGGTGGTGCACGGAGCAGGCCCTGACCTGGCCGGGCGCCGAGGGCCCCAACATGATCCTGGACGACGGCGGCGACGCCACCATGCTCGTCCACAAGGGCGCCGAGTACGAGAAGGCCGGTGCCGTTCCGGACCCCTCCACCGCTGACAGTGAGGAGTTCGAGGTCGTCCTCAAGCTCCTCCAGGAGAGCCTCAAGAAGGACTCCACCAAGTGGACCGAGATCGCCAAGCGCATCAAGGGCGTCACCGAGGAGACCACCACCGGTGTCCTGCGCCTGTACGAGATGCAGCGTGACGGCAGCCTGTCCTTCCCGGCGATCAACGTCAACGACTCGGTCACCAAGAGCAAGTTCGACAACAAGTACGGCATCCGCCACTCGCTGCCGGACGGCATCATGCGCGCCACCGACGTCCTCATCGGCGGCAAGGTCGCCGTGGTCTGCGGTTACGGCGACGTCGGCAAGGGCTCGGCCGAGGCGCTGCGCGGTCAGGGCGCCCGCGTCATCGTCACCGAGATCGACCCGATCAACGCCCTCCAGGCCGCCATGGACGGCTACCAGGTCGCCACCCTGGAGGACGTGCTGGAGACCGGTGACATCTTCATCACCACCACCGGCAACTTCAACGTGATCATGGCCGACCAGATCGTGCGCATGAAGCACCAGGCGATCGTCGGCAACGTCGGCCACTTCGACAACGAGATCGACATGGCCGGCCTGGCGAAGGTCCCCGGCATCAAGAAGAAGGAGATCAAGCCGCAGGTCCACGAGTGGACCCAGGAGAACGGCAAGTCCGTCCTGGTGCTCTCCGAGGGCCGTCTGCTGAACCTGGGCAACGCCACCGGGCACCCCAGCTTCGTGATGTCCAACAGCTTCACTAACCAGGTCATCGCGCAGATCGAGCTGTTCACCAAGCAGGACGAGTACCCGATCGGCGTCTACACCCTGCCGAAGATCCTCGACGAGAAGGTCGCCCGTCTGCACCTGGCCGCGCTCGGCGTCAAGCTGACCGAGCTCACCAAGGAGCAGGCCGCCTACATCGGCGTGGACGTGTCCGGGCCGTACAAGCCCGACCACTACCGCTACTAG
- a CDS encoding MerR family transcriptional regulator, giving the protein MAALDDDPTAPGSDPAPVPISAAAERVGSTARMLRYREGLGLLPRTQEQPTGRGHRHRRFTEEDLRTIEGGLELEREFDIPPAALAFALRVLAEPDVLARVRAHGERLGRLAAAPTRALDFEKEKAMRLLRSRRPDPSGTGTRTGHSG; this is encoded by the coding sequence ATGGCCGCCCTCGACGACGACCCCACAGCGCCCGGATCCGACCCCGCGCCGGTCCCCATCTCCGCGGCCGCCGAGCGGGTCGGCAGCACCGCCCGCATGCTGCGCTACCGCGAGGGCCTGGGCCTGCTCCCCCGCACCCAGGAGCAGCCCACCGGGCGCGGTCACCGGCACCGCCGGTTCACCGAGGAGGACCTGCGCACCATCGAGGGCGGGCTGGAGCTGGAGCGCGAGTTCGACATCCCGCCGGCGGCGCTGGCCTTCGCGCTGCGTGTGCTCGCCGAACCCGACGTGCTGGCCCGGGTCCGCGCGCACGGTGAACGCCTGGGCAGGCTGGCCGCCGCCCCCACCAGGGCTCTGGACTTCGAGAAGGAGAAGGCCATGCGCCTGCTGCGCTCCCGGCGCCCGGACCCTTCCGGCACCGGGACGCGCACCGGGCACTCTGGTTGA
- a CDS encoding protein kinase domain-containing protein, which produces MPGPESLLPSDPSAFGEYSVTGRLGKGGQGVVYLAEDPSGDEYAVKVLNDQWSADADLRKRFEKEVRAAQRVASFCTAAIIDAQLDSDPPYVVSEFVPGKDLQETVAKGKTVRGAALQRLAVSTATALVAIHKAGIVHRDFKPGNVLLGPDGPRVIDFGIARVDDGTATMTNSIVGTPSYMAPEQIEGRGITDKCDIFAWGCVIAFSSTGRAPFGSDTVPAVVHRVISAPPDLDGIDDALRTIVESCLDKDANRRPNAQQLLMRLLGHDGPDEAASASADDALKQGEQVSRTGMFNGQQLPPVQPQAPQYPPTGAQPGMGYPPGVSDPRLGQNPGVSNPNPYGPGPGVSNPRPGQMGHPMSSNPQHGGFGAHPGMSNPRPGLPGRPQQPQQPHATPQNANPMMTGAVNPNQTYSPHGAHRPQPAQQDSILQQGWVIPAVLITIIILLLLLVILFLSG; this is translated from the coding sequence ATGCCCGGTCCCGAATCGCTACTGCCGAGCGACCCCTCCGCGTTCGGTGAATACAGCGTGACCGGACGACTGGGGAAGGGCGGCCAGGGCGTCGTCTACCTCGCTGAGGACCCCTCCGGCGACGAGTACGCGGTCAAGGTCCTCAACGACCAGTGGTCGGCCGACGCCGACCTGCGCAAGCGGTTCGAGAAAGAGGTCCGGGCCGCCCAGCGGGTCGCCTCCTTCTGCACCGCCGCGATCATCGACGCCCAGCTCGACAGCGACCCGCCCTACGTGGTCAGCGAGTTCGTACCGGGCAAGGATCTTCAGGAGACCGTCGCCAAGGGCAAGACCGTGCGCGGGGCCGCACTCCAGCGCCTGGCCGTCTCCACCGCCACGGCGCTGGTCGCCATCCACAAGGCGGGGATCGTCCACCGCGACTTCAAACCCGGCAACGTGCTGCTGGGCCCGGACGGACCGCGCGTGATCGACTTCGGTATCGCCCGGGTCGACGACGGCACCGCCACCATGACCAACTCGATCGTCGGCACGCCCTCCTACATGGCACCCGAGCAGATCGAGGGCCGCGGGATCACCGACAAGTGCGACATCTTCGCCTGGGGCTGCGTGATCGCGTTCTCCTCCACCGGACGGGCGCCCTTCGGCTCAGACACCGTCCCGGCCGTGGTGCACCGTGTGATCAGCGCCCCGCCGGACCTGGACGGCATCGACGACGCACTGCGGACGATCGTCGAGTCCTGCCTGGACAAGGACGCGAACCGGCGCCCCAACGCCCAGCAGCTGCTCATGCGGCTGCTCGGCCACGACGGCCCGGACGAGGCCGCCTCCGCGAGCGCCGACGACGCGCTCAAACAGGGCGAGCAGGTCTCCAGGACCGGCATGTTCAACGGCCAGCAGCTGCCGCCCGTGCAGCCTCAGGCACCGCAGTACCCGCCCACCGGCGCGCAGCCGGGCATGGGCTACCCGCCGGGTGTCTCGGACCCGCGCCTGGGCCAGAACCCCGGGGTCTCCAACCCCAACCCCTACGGGCCCGGACCCGGCGTGTCCAACCCCCGCCCCGGCCAGATGGGGCACCCGATGAGCTCGAACCCGCAGCACGGCGGGTTCGGCGCGCACCCGGGCATGTCCAACCCGCGGCCGGGTCTGCCGGGCCGCCCCCAGCAGCCGCAGCAGCCGCACGCCACGCCCCAGAACGCCAACCCGATGATGACCGGCGCGGTCAACCCCAACCAGACCTACAGCCCGCACGGGGCGCACCGGCCGCAGCCCGCCCAGCAGGACTCGATCCTCCAGCAGGGCTGGGTGATCCCGGCGGTGCTGATCACCATCATCATCCTGCTGCTGCTCCTGGTGATCCTGTTTCTCAGCGGCTGA
- a CDS encoding Trm112 family protein, with translation MSTKIDGWLLEILACPQSQAPLRHDPETDELVCDESGLAYPIRDGIPVLLVDEARKIS, from the coding sequence ATGAGCACGAAGATCGACGGCTGGCTGCTGGAGATCCTGGCCTGCCCGCAGAGCCAGGCGCCGCTGCGCCACGACCCGGAGACCGACGAACTGGTCTGTGACGAGAGCGGTCTGGCCTACCCGATCCGCGACGGCATCCCGGTCCTGCTGGTCGACGAGGCGCGCAAGATCTCCTGA
- a CDS encoding phosphomannomutase/phosphoglucomutase, whose amino-acid sequence MADLGSIFKAYDVRGVIPDTFNADIARAVGAAFARVVGGPAVVVSHDMRPSSPELARAFADGVTSRGVDVVFAGLGSTDLLYYGSGSLDLPGAMFTASHNPAEYNGIKMCRAGAAPISGETGLDDIRALAEKILDGADDAPAHDGPEGTVTERDLLAGYADYLRDLVDLSGSRPLKVVVDAGNGMGGHTVPAVLEQGLPLEIVPLYFELDGTFPNHPANPLDPDNLVDLQARVRETGADIGLAFDGDADRCFVIDERGEPVSPSAVTALVAAEELKREPGSTIIHNLITSAAVPEIVAERGGNPVRTRVGHSYIKATMAETGAIFGGEHSAHYYFRDFWKADTGMLAAMHVLRVLGADERPLSQITEEYSRYAASGEVNSEVADAPGRMAAVRTAFEGRDGVTVDELDGLSVTLPGGAWFNLRASNTEPLLRLNVEAPDDAAVAGLRDEVLAIVRA is encoded by the coding sequence GTGGCTGATCTCGGAAGCATCTTCAAGGCATACGACGTGCGCGGTGTGATTCCGGACACCTTCAACGCAGACATCGCCCGGGCGGTCGGCGCCGCCTTCGCCCGCGTGGTCGGCGGTCCCGCCGTCGTCGTCTCCCATGACATGCGCCCCTCCTCCCCGGAACTGGCCCGGGCCTTCGCCGACGGCGTCACCTCCCGGGGCGTGGACGTGGTGTTCGCCGGACTCGGCTCCACCGACCTGCTCTACTACGGCTCGGGCTCCCTCGACCTGCCCGGCGCCATGTTCACCGCCAGCCACAACCCGGCCGAGTACAACGGCATCAAGATGTGCCGCGCCGGAGCCGCGCCGATCAGCGGCGAGACCGGCCTGGACGACATCCGCGCCCTGGCCGAGAAGATCCTCGACGGCGCCGACGACGCGCCCGCCCACGACGGCCCCGAAGGCACCGTCACGGAGCGGGACCTGCTGGCCGGCTACGCCGACTACCTGCGCGACCTCGTCGACCTCTCCGGGTCCCGCCCGCTCAAGGTCGTGGTGGACGCGGGCAACGGCATGGGCGGCCACACCGTGCCCGCCGTCCTGGAGCAGGGCCTGCCGCTGGAGATCGTCCCCCTCTACTTCGAGCTGGACGGCACCTTCCCCAACCACCCGGCCAACCCCCTGGACCCGGACAACCTGGTCGACCTCCAGGCCCGGGTCCGCGAGACCGGAGCCGACATCGGCCTGGCCTTCGACGGCGACGCCGACCGCTGCTTCGTCATCGACGAGCGCGGCGAGCCCGTCTCCCCGTCCGCGGTCACCGCCCTGGTCGCCGCCGAGGAGCTCAAGCGCGAGCCCGGCAGCACGATCATCCACAACCTCATCACCTCCGCCGCGGTCCCCGAGATCGTCGCCGAGCGCGGCGGCAACCCCGTGCGCACCCGGGTCGGCCACTCCTACATCAAGGCGACCATGGCCGAGACCGGAGCGATCTTCGGCGGCGAACACTCCGCCCACTACTACTTCCGGGACTTCTGGAAGGCCGACACGGGTATGCTCGCGGCCATGCACGTCCTGCGGGTCCTGGGCGCGGACGAGCGTCCGCTCTCGCAGATCACGGAGGAGTACTCCCGGTACGCGGCCTCGGGCGAGGTCAACTCCGAGGTCGCCGACGCCCCCGGTCGCATGGCCGCGGTGCGCACGGCGTTCGAGGGCAGGGACGGGGTCACCGTCGACGAACTCGACGGCCTCAGCGTCACCCTCCCCGGCGGGGCGTGGTTCAACCTGCGCGCCTCCAACACCGAACCGCTGCTGCGGCTCAACGTGGAAGCTCCCGACGACGCCGCCGTGGCCGGCCTGCGCGACGAGGTCCTGGCCATCGTCCGCGCCTGA
- a CDS encoding DUF3499 domain-containing protein — protein MSHVRRCSRTACRQPAVFTLTYVYADSTAVLGPLAAYVEPHCYDLCAVHAERLTAPRGWEVVRLPVETSGGGPGSDDLEALADAVREAARPPARPEPSPGEPVGEGQETLRRGHLRVVKSDRGDQRPPHHPNG, from the coding sequence GTGAGCCATGTTCGACGCTGTTCCCGCACCGCGTGCAGGCAGCCCGCCGTATTCACGCTCACGTACGTCTACGCCGACTCCACAGCTGTTCTCGGTCCGCTCGCCGCCTACGTGGAACCGCACTGTTACGACCTGTGCGCCGTTCACGCGGAGCGGTTGACCGCACCGCGCGGCTGGGAAGTCGTTCGGCTTCCGGTCGAGACGTCGGGAGGTGGTCCCGGCAGTGATGACCTGGAGGCCCTCGCCGACGCCGTACGTGAGGCGGCGAGGCCCCCGGCGCGCCCTGAGCCGTCCCCCGGTGAGCCCGTGGGGGAGGGCCAGGAAACCCTGCGCCGCGGTCATCTGCGCGTGGTCAAGTCCGACCGCGGTGACCAACGTCCGCCGCACCACCCCAACGGCTGA
- a CDS encoding metallopeptidase family protein: MRRRDRRGRGIRGPLVPADLPVSRSRAQAFDDLVLDAVERLERLWARELANVDFLVEDVPPVPRHGNPTETIPFSRLETDPAGRARIIVYRRPVEIRTKDPDEMALLVHETVVEEVANLLGVEPESVDPEN, encoded by the coding sequence GTGCGGCGCCGGGACCGCCGCGGCCGAGGCATCCGCGGTCCTCTCGTGCCCGCTGACCTGCCCGTCTCCCGCAGCCGAGCGCAGGCCTTCGACGACCTTGTCCTGGACGCCGTCGAACGCCTGGAGCGGTTGTGGGCGCGTGAGCTGGCGAACGTCGACTTCCTCGTGGAGGACGTTCCCCCGGTTCCGCGCCACGGGAACCCGACCGAGACGATCCCCTTCTCCCGCCTGGAGACCGACCCCGCGGGTCGGGCACGGATCATCGTCTACCGGCGGCCCGTGGAGATACGGACCAAAGATCCCGACGAGATGGCCCTCCTGGTCCACGAGACCGTGGTCGAGGAGGTCGCCAACCTGCTCGGGGTGGAACCGGAATCGGTGGATCCGGAGAACTAG
- a CDS encoding DUF5719 family protein: MRLIVENRFALFGLVALALLALFGVAFVIRPVNPELGVSERGAVRPDLAARVCPAPHESSDDGAESSVAAFAPRVSRDDEGVLWAVPLVEAVEPPDEDEDEDAENEGDEDADDASPSPSPSPDGDADERGELLGEEQTEPGRVWRTDTGEAGLPTALHAEGSLASGLDAAQTTVSDDGITEVRCAEPSIGTWFALPGANDPDGVDLDTLTVHLSNPEAFRATVSVDIYTREGPSYSPDSRGIHLGPGESTELDVTELIQNTSSIGVHVRTSTGRAAAALLAEHSAGPADWVPPTRAPDEAHVIPGVPGGDGTRRLIVAAPGDEPVQVRVHAITAVPEEAEDDESEADGTAGTADDPLVLNVPPAASAWLTLESVLGGLPGTVVVEADAPVVAGLIAEEVEVDGDDVNVVETAYTAAVDPLTGPLDTTAVIPDMPEGVDVELVLGALDGDAKVVATPIAADGSTGDAVRAEVAAGTTHVFGTDTDGWAAPSGVDPEDGYAVRLELLEGSGPVYVARVLRSGDGISVLPVRPAPVRVELPVVRDSMTGVVP; encoded by the coding sequence ATGCGACTGATCGTGGAGAACCGGTTCGCGCTGTTCGGGCTGGTCGCGCTGGCGCTGCTCGCCCTGTTCGGGGTCGCGTTCGTGATCCGGCCGGTCAACCCCGAGCTGGGCGTGTCCGAACGGGGCGCGGTCCGGCCCGACCTGGCCGCCCGGGTCTGCCCGGCTCCGCACGAGTCCTCCGACGACGGAGCGGAGAGCTCGGTGGCCGCCTTCGCGCCCCGGGTCAGCCGCGACGACGAGGGTGTGCTGTGGGCGGTCCCGCTGGTCGAGGCTGTCGAGCCGCCCGACGAGGACGAGGACGAGGACGCCGAGAACGAGGGCGACGAGGACGCCGACGACGCGAGCCCGAGCCCCTCACCCAGCCCCGACGGCGACGCGGACGAGCGCGGCGAGCTCCTCGGCGAGGAGCAGACCGAACCAGGACGGGTCTGGCGTACCGACACCGGCGAGGCCGGCCTGCCCACCGCCCTGCACGCCGAGGGCTCCCTGGCCTCCGGCCTGGACGCCGCGCAGACCACCGTCTCCGACGACGGCATCACCGAGGTCCGCTGCGCCGAACCTTCCATCGGCACGTGGTTCGCCCTGCCCGGGGCCAACGATCCCGACGGCGTGGACCTGGACACCCTCACCGTGCACCTGTCCAACCCGGAGGCCTTCCGGGCCACGGTCAGCGTGGACATCTACACGAGGGAGGGCCCCTCCTACTCGCCGGACAGCCGGGGCATCCATCTGGGCCCGGGGGAGTCCACCGAACTCGACGTCACCGAGCTCATCCAGAACACCAGCTCCATCGGCGTTCACGTGCGCACCAGCACGGGCCGCGCCGCCGCGGCCCTGCTCGCCGAGCACTCCGCGGGGCCCGCGGACTGGGTTCCGCCTACCCGGGCGCCCGATGAAGCACACGTCATCCCCGGGGTGCCCGGCGGCGACGGCACCCGGCGGCTCATCGTGGCGGCGCCCGGCGACGAGCCCGTCCAGGTCCGCGTGCACGCGATCACCGCCGTGCCTGAGGAAGCCGAAGACGACGAATCCGAGGCTGACGGCACCGCCGGAACCGCCGACGACCCGCTGGTCCTGAACGTCCCCCCGGCCGCCTCTGCCTGGCTCACGCTGGAGAGCGTGCTCGGCGGGCTCCCGGGGACGGTCGTGGTGGAGGCCGACGCCCCCGTGGTCGCCGGGCTGATCGCCGAGGAGGTCGAGGTGGACGGCGACGACGTGAACGTCGTGGAGACCGCCTACACGGCCGCGGTGGACCCGCTGACGGGCCCGCTGGACACCACGGCGGTCATCCCGGACATGCCCGAGGGCGTGGACGTGGAGCTGGTCCTGGGTGCCCTGGACGGCGACGCCAAGGTCGTGGCGACGCCGATCGCCGCCGACGGCAGCACGGGAGACGCCGTGCGGGCCGAGGTGGCCGCCGGGACGACCCACGTCTTCGGTACCGACACCGACGGCTGGGCAGCACCCTCCGGGGTCGACCCCGAGGACGGCTACGCGGTACGGCTGGAACTGCTGGAGGGCTCGGGCCCGGTGTACGTGGCCCGCGTCCTGCGCTCCGGGGACGGGATCAGCGTCCTTCCGGTCCGCCCCGCCCCGGTCCGGGTCGAACTTCCGGTCGTCCGGGACAGCATGACCGGCGTGGTCCCCTGA